In Panthera leo isolate Ple1 chromosome F3, P.leo_Ple1_pat1.1, whole genome shotgun sequence, one genomic interval encodes:
- the APOBEC4 gene encoding putative C->U-editing enzyme APOBEC-4 codes for MEPLYEEYLANHGTIVKPYYWLSFSLDCSNCPYHIRTGEEARVPYTEFYQIFGFPYGPAYPQTKHLTFYELKTSSGSLVQKGHASSCTGNNTHPESMLFEMNGYLDSAIRNNDAIRHIILYSSNSPCNEADHCCISKMYNFLIMYPDVTLSIYFSQLYHTEPEFPASAWNREALRSLASLWPQVILSPISGSIWHSLLNNFVSGVSGSTVFQPILTGRAQADRHNAYEINAITGVRPYFTDVLPQTKENQIIKAQAALDSYLLNNVFPGQSFQVANGQPQPNLTPDLRVPVVFVLVPFRDLPPIHVGQNPHKPRNVVRHLNMPQMSFQETKDLRRPPLGMPVERGEIMENLASTKEADEKKKKKKGKK; via the coding sequence ATGGAGCCCTTATATGAAGAATACCTAGCAAATCATGGAACAATTGTAAAACCTTATTACTGGCTAAGCTTCTCTCTAGATTGCTCCAACTGTCCCTACCATATTCGGACAGGAGAAGAAGCAAGGGTTCCCTACACagaattttatcagatttttgGATTCCCTTATGGGCCAGCATATCCTCAAACAAAGCACCTCACGTTTTATGAACTAAAAACTTCCTCTGGAAGCCTGGTGCAAAAGGGCCATGCTAGCAGTTGCACCGGCAATAACACCCATCCAGAATCAATGTTATTTGAGATGAATGGTTATCTCGACTCAGCCATACGCAATAATGACGCCATCAGGCATATCATTCTGTACTCCAGCAACTCCCCTTGTAATGAAGCCGACCACTGCTGCATCAGCAAAATGTACAATTTCTTAATAATGTATCCAGATGTTACTCTTAGCATTTACTTTTCTCAGCTCTATCACACTGAGCCTGAATTTCCTGCCTCGGCCTGGAACCGCGAAGCTCTCCGGAGCCTGGCCAGTTTATGGCCACAGGTCATTCTGAGCCCAATAAGTGGTAGCATTTGGCATTCTCTCCTCAACAACTTTGTCAGTGGTGTCTCAGGATCAACTGTTTTCCAGCCCATTTTAACTGGGAGAGCACAGGCTGACAGGCACAACGCATATGAAATCAACGCCATAACAGGAGTGAGGCCGTATTTCACTGATGTTCTTCCCCAGACAAAAGAGAATCAGATCATAAAAGCTCAGGCAGCTTTAGACAGCTATCTCTTAAACAATGTCTTTCCTGGACAGTCTTTTCAAGTGGCTAATGGACAACCTCAACCCAATCTGACCCCAGACCTCAGGGTTCCTGTCGTTTTTGTGCTGGTGCCTTTCAGAGACCTACCACCGATCCACGTGGGTCAAAACCCACATAAACCCAGGAATGTCGTAAGGCACTTGAATATGCCTCAAATGTCATTCCAGGAAACCAAGGACCTCAGAAGGCCTCCCCTTGGAATGCCAGTGGAGAGAGGGGAAATCATGGAGAACTTAGCAAGTACCAAAGAGGCagatgaaaagaagaagaagaagaaaggaaaaaaataa